The uncultured Paludibaculum sp. sequence CGGCAATCCGAACGTGATCGAGAACTTCTACACCATCGCCGCGCCGCACGAAGAACTCCGCGCGCCGGCCACTGACCCCGTTTTCTGAAAGGACCGACGATGCCTCTACTCCCGACAACCAAAACCCCATCAAAGAACAGCCTGGCTGACCTGACCGTGCTGGTCTACGGCCAGACCAAAATCGGCAAAACGACGCTGTGCTCTCATGCGGATGGCGCCTTGTTCCTGGCCACCGAGCCCGGGCTGAACGCGCTGGATGTGTACCAGGCACCCATCCTCAATTGGGACGACCTGCTCAACGCCTGCGCCGAGATCAGCGAAGGGAACCATCCCTTCAAGACGGTGATCATCGACACGATCGACAACGCCTACAAGTTCTGCACGGACTACGTGCTGAAGAAGTTCAAGATCGAACACGAGTCCGATCTGGGCTACGGCAAGGGCTACGCCCTCATCAACAACGAATTCCAGCGCGTGCTGACGAAGCTGGCATTCCTACCCTGCGGGCTGTTCCTGATCTCCCACGCGAAAGAGATGGAGATGGACTCGCGTACCGGCAAATACACGCGCGTGGTCCCGACCCTGCCGGACAAAGCCCGCAAGATCGTCCTGGGCATGGCCGACATGGTGCTGTTCTGCGATCTGGATGTCCAGGCGGGCAGCGATGGCGAGCCGCGAGTACGCCGCGTGATCCGCACCAAGCCGAGCCTCTACTACGAGGCCGGCGACCGCACCGGTCGGCTGCCGGAGACTCTCGACCTCGACTTTTCCAGTTTCCTCGAAGCCTTCAACGCGGCCACCGCCGCGAAGTTCACCGCCAAGCCGGTCCCTGCGGGCAAGCCCGCTCCGGCGGCGGCAAGCAAGTAGTCAATCCGAACAACAAGGAGAACACCCATGGGTAAGCAATCGATCGATTTGGCGCAGTTTGACGACGGTTTCCAGAACGAAGCAACCGAAGAGCGCGGCGACTTTGAAAGCGTCCCGGATGGCAAGTATCAGGTGGCCGTCGAGAAGGTGGAGTTGACCCAGTCCTCGACCGGCAACCCGATGCTGAAGTGGACGCTGCGCATCCTGGCGCCGCGTTTCGCCAACCGGTTCCTGTGGCGCAATAGCGTCTTCACCCACAACACGCTCAAGTACGTCAAGACCGACCTGCATATGTGCGGACTCGACCTCGAGAAGCTGTCGGAGTTGCCGAAGCACCTAGACAGATTGCTCGACGTGAAGCTGGAGGTCACCAAGAAGACCAAAGGCGACAACGAGAACATCTACTTCAACCGCCGCATCGAGACCGCCGCCAGTGCGAATCGCTATCAGCGGGAGGCGGGGGATGCCCTCGTTCCGTTCTAACTCCGCGCCGGTGACCATCATCGTCGATACGCGGGAGCAGGAGCCCTACGGATTCAATCCTCAGCTGGTGACATCGGTGCGCCGGGCATTGCCGGCTGGGGACTACTCCGTGGCGGGCTTGGAGCAGACGGTTGCAGTGGAGCGTAAGACCCTCGACGACTTCGTTGGAACGGTCATCCGGGCGCGCGGACGGTTCTATCGCGAACTTCGCCGCCTTGGGGGCTACGCCCGGGCATGTGTCGTCGTCGAGGCGGACCTGGCGGATGTGCTCGCCGGGCGCTATCGCGGCGACGCGCACCCCCAGTCGGTTCTCGGTAGTGCGCTGTCGATTGCAGTCGACTTCGGCATTCCGGTCTTCTTCTGCTCCAACCGGCAAATCGCCTGCCGGTTCGTTGAGGGCTACCTGTTGCGCGCCGCAGAGAGGAGGACGCATTGGCAAAACCTGCCGTAAATCAGGAATCATCAACAGTTCGTGGTGTCGTTCAAGCGGTCTTTCACGCCGGTGCCAACTTCTCCGCCGGACGGCTCCGGACTGACGACGGGGAAGGCGTCCGCTTCGCCGGGAAGGTGTTTGTTCGGGAGAACGATCCCGTCTCACTCCGCGGGCGATGGGAGAATCATCCGAAGTACGGGCGGCAGTTCTCGGTTGACTGGCTGGACGCGCAGGTAGAACTCGACCCAGCCGGCCTGGCCAACTACCTGGCGAATCACCCGGACATCACCGGAATCGGGCCAGTGAAGGCCAAACTCATCGCGGATGCCTTCGGCCGCACGTTCGACGACATAATCCGCCGTACCCCGAGGGCAGTGGCGACCGTCGCGAAGGTCTCCATGGATGCGGTCCAGAACCTCCAGCGGATCTGGATCGAGACCAGCGGTGTGAACGCCGCCATGACCTACCTGGCGTCGTATGGTCTGACTCACTTTCAGGTCACCACTCTGGTGGAGAAGTTCGGGAACCACGTGGTGCCAATGCTGCAGGAAGATCCTTACATCCTCATCAGTGAGGTGCCTGGCTTCGGCTTCAAGCGGGTGGACAAGATCGCTCGCCGCCTGGGCACGCCCAAGGAGCTCCCCTCACGGCTGCAGGCGGGGATCCGATTCACGATCCAGTCTGCGCTGGACGATGGCGACTGCTGGGTCGAGTACGAGGACTTGCTCGATAGGGCCAACGCGCTGCTGGTGCTGGACAACCTCGACAGCCGGGAACTCATCGAGCGTCAACTTGAAGATCTGATCGGCGCGAAGCAACTTGTCTGCTACCCGTATGAGCGGCTCGTGGTGGCGGACCCCGCGATCCACGAGATGGAGGAGTTCCTCGCCGGCGTGTTCCGCAAGGCGTGGGCGCGGAATCCCAACGGGACAGATGTTATCCCCGGGCATGTCTACTTCAACGGCCCCCTCAACGAAGATCAGGGGGCCGCCGCCACGAAGGCATTCGCGTTTTCTATCTCGCTCATGACCGGCGGCGCGGGAAGTGGCAAGACGTTCACGATCGACTCCCTGATCGCCGCGTGCGAGGAACTTGGGATCAGTTACGAATTGGCGGCGCCAACCGGCAAGGCGGCGAAGCGCCTCGAACAGTCGGTGAAGCGACCAGCAAAGACCGTGCACCGGCTTCTGGGCTTCAACGGCCATACCTTCGCGAAGGGTCCCGACGACAAGCTCGAAGCGGATTTCCTTGTTGTCGACGAAGTATCGATGGTGGACGTCCCACTGATGTACCGCCTGATTCGGGCGCTCGATCTGAACCGTACCGCCGTGCTGCTGGTCGGCGACCACAACCAGTTGCCGCCGGTTGGGCCGGGCAACGTGCTTCGGGATCTCGTCCAGTCCAACGCCATTCCCACCACTGTCCTGAGGAAGATCATCCGGCAGGCCGGTGTCCTGAAGGAGAACTCCACCGCAATCCTCGACGGTGAAGTCCGGCCCACCTGTGACGAGAAGGTCGACGGCTATCGACCGTGGTACGTCGTCAACAATTTCACGGACCGTGAGCACGTGCGGTTCTTCCTGGAGAAGTTGTTCCACGAAGTGCTCGCCGAACGCCTTGGATTTGACCTGCTGCAGGATGTGCAGGTGTTGACGCCCATCCACAAAGGGCCTCTCGGCACTGTCGAGATCAACATTATCCTGCAGCGCCTGATCCAGAAGAAGCTCTTCGGTGTCGACGCGCCCGACGTGGAGCCGGGGCGGCGGCCGGAGTTTCTGCCTGGCGACAAGGTGATCCAGACCAAGAACGACTACGACCTCGGCGTGATGAACGGCGCGGTCGGGTACATCGTAGCGAACCACCCTAAAGATGGCATGACGGTAGATTTCGAAGGCCATCTGGTCGAGATCCCGAAGGACAGCGCGAAGGAGTACAACGTTCAGCTCGCCTACGCGACCTCCATCCACAAGATGCAAGGCTCCGAGTTTCCGTGCGCCATCGTGATCACGCACAAGTCGCACTCCTTCATGCACCACCGGAATTTGCTCTACACGGCGGTGACGCGGGCACAGAAGTCGGTCATCATGCTCGGCGACCACTGGGGCATTGAGAACTGCGCGAAGAAGCAGCAGGTCGACAAACGGAACACGTTCCTGTCCTTCCTTCTGCACGACGCGCGGAGGCCGGAATGAAGGCTGCGGACTTCACTTCATCCGAGGTCGCGAGCTATTACCGGACTCGATTCCCGGACCTGAAGCAGGCGGGACCGGAGTGGCGCGGGCCGTGCCCTGTTCATCAAGGTGACGACGCGAACTTCGCGGTGAACCCCGAGAACGGGCTGGCCTACTGCCACTCGCAGTGTGGCCGGGGCTGGAGCATCCTGCAGCTGGAACAGGAGGTATCCGGGCGCCCCTGGAAAGAGTGCCGTCAGGAGATCAACTCCATCGTTGGGCGGCCGATCCGCGGGCCGGCGAAGTTGAGAGAGGTCGCCACCTATGACTACACCGATGCGACTGGCGAGTTCCTTTTCCAGGTCGTGCGATACGAGCCGAAGACTTTCCGCCAGCGGCGGCGTGTCGTCAGGATGGACGGAACCAGTGCCGGGATCTCCTGGGAGTACAACATCAAGGGCATCAGCCGGGTGCTGTATCGCCTTCCCAAGGTGGCGGCCGCCGACCAGGTGTTGGTTGTCGAGGGTGAGAAGGACGTCGAGAGCCTGGAGCGACTCGGGTTCGTCGCTACCTGCAATCCGGGAGGGGCATGCAACCACGCTGGCAAGTGGCTCAAGAACTACACGGAGAGCCTTGAGGGCAAGCGGGTGGTCATCCTCCCGGACAATGATACGCCCGGGCAGAAGCACGCCGATATCGTCATCCAGGCAATCCGCCACCGCGTCAAAGAACTTCGGGTTGTCCGAATCCCTGTCGGCAAGGATTCGTCAGATTGGATTGCGGGCGGGGGCACGCGGGAGGCAATCGACGAGGCAATCCTCCAGGCTGGAATCATCGCAGGCCAGGACGTAGCGAATGACGGCAGCACCGCAAGCGCGCCGCCGGGATCGAGTCCAAGTCCGGCGGTGCCGGCCATCCCTCAGATCCAGGTCAACGATCGCCCGTTTCGAACCATCTGCCAGGACGGATTCGACGCGCTGAAATCGTCCAATACCCCACCGCAGCTGTTCGTTCGTGCCTGCCGCATCGCGTGCATTGAAGCCACCGAACTGGGACGGCCCTTCATCGCCGACTGTGACGAGACAAAGCTTCGCCACTATCTGGCCCAGGCTGCCGACTTCTATGAACTGTCCGCACGTGGTGTCCGCAAGGAGGTCCCTCCTCCGTTGGACGTCGCCAAGAACATCCAGGCACGGAACCCCGCCAGTTGGGGATTCCCTGTGCTCGAGGCCGTCGTTGAAGCGCCAACGCTGCGTTCTGACGGCACGGTACTCGCGCAGCCCGGATACGATGCGGCCAGCCGCTTGTATCTCGTGCCGTCCCCGGGGCTGGAGGACATCGACGTACCCGAGCAACCGTGCAGGGACCACGTCGAAGTCGCCCTCGACGTCATCCGCGACGCCATCGGCGACTTTCCCTTCGTCGATCAATCGAGCTATGCAAACGCCGTCGGCGCGATGGTGACGTCGGTCTGCCGCCACATCATCAGTGGGCCGGTACCGCTGGCTCTGTTCGACGCGACGACCCAGGGGACGGGCAAGACGCTGCTGGCCGAGGTGATCGCCATTATCCTGACCGGGCGCGCCGCGGAGCTGAGTTCGGCCCCGAACGATCCCGAGGAGTGGCGCAAGCAACTTACCAGCATCCTGATCGAGGCGCCGCCACTGGTGATCCTCGATAACGTGACCACAACCCTGGATTCGGGCGACCTGGCCAAGGTGATCACTGGCGAAATGCATCGCGATCGCGTGCTCGGTAAGTCGCAGACCGTCTCCGTGCCAGTGCGGTGCTCCTGGATCGCCACTGGCAACAACCTGCAACTCGGCGGGGATATGGCCCGGCGGTGCTACTGGATTCGGATGGACGCGGGTTGCTCCGATCCCTTCCGGCGCACTGGATTCAAGCACGAACGTCTGAAGGAATATCTCCTCGAACATCGGCGGGATCTGCTCATCGCCATGCTGACGCTGGCGCGGGCATGGTTTGCAGCGGGCCAGCCCAAGTCCACCGTTCCGCCCGTCGGCAGTTTCGAACGTTGGACTGAGGTTGTTGCCGGCATCCTCGAATACGCCAAGGTCGAGGGCTTCCTGGCCAACAGCGAGAGGCTGTTTGAGCAATCCGATATTGAACGAACCGACTGGGAGACCTTCCTCGAGGCAATCGAGGATGCGTTCCAGGGGGCGGCCTTCACTATCGCCGAGCTTTGGGAACGGCTCAACGAGAAAACCTACGAGGAACTGGTCCGGCAGTCCGTGCTCACGGACCGCGCCGAGGAACTGCGCAACGCGCTTCCCATCGACCTCACCCGTTGGATGGATCGTGAAGGGCAGTTCAAGCAGCGGCTGGGCGTCGCGTTCAATTCGCGCCGGGGACGTCGGTTTGGAAAACGTCAGATGCGCGTCGAGCGGTCCAGTGGGGATGCCCACGGGAAGGTCGCGCGATGGAAAGTGGTGGCCGATGCGTAGCCCGAGTCCCCGCAGGTCCCCGCACTTTTGCGGGGACTCCGGCATCGAGTCCCCGCAGGTTAAGTGTCTGGTGCTGATGCGGTTACGGAGTTTTGCGGGGACTTGCGGGGACTCTTTTCTCCCCTCGCGCATATGGGAATTACACCCATCACATTCTGCATCCCGTGTGTTACGCGCACACACGTATAGGCGGGCACACCATAAAGGTCCCCGCAAGTCCCCGCAAGTGGCGGTAACCCAATGATCCAGATGACGTTAGCTTGCGGGGACTCGTCGAAATCAGTCCCCGCAGAGTCCCCGCAAGTCCCCGCAGAGAGCAGGGCTCTTGGAACACTATGGGTCTCGACGGACCTGAGAGTCTGGCTCCCGTCCGATCCGCGCTTCATCGCGCGTGACTGCCAGCTCAACGACCGCTGCTACCGGCGCCTCGATCCGGAGTACTTCGCCTGGCTCAAGCTCAGAATGCACGGAGTCAAGGCCGCCGCAGATGCCGGGCGCGTGCCGGCGGAAGCGTTCGACGACTTGCGGCAGCGCTTCAATGACGTTCAAACCCGCGCGATTGAAGCATTTGGCGAACGGACCTTGCTCGAAGCGGTCCGGACCATCGACTCGGAGAAGTATCGGCCGCCACTGCCCGAGGAATTTGAAAGGGTCAAGCCCCTCGACACGGCCCCTTTGAAGTCAACCCCGGAAGCGGACAGGCTCGCCCGGGCCCACTCCCTGGTGGACGAGATTTGTGATCAGGCAGTCGCGATTGGGTGGACCAGGGAGAGCCTCTACTACTGCGAGGGGCATGAGCGCAGACCCTTCGGCGCGCGGTATGGGCTGGTCTGCTACATCGGCCAGCACCAGCGGATTGGTGAGGTAACCCGCCAGTCCATTGAGCTCATCGGACCCCCGCCGATGGAGACGCGCACGCGGTTCTACAATCCGAACGTGGATCAGCCTTGGGCTCAGAGAACAAAGAGACGTGAAATCGATTGACGATCCAATCCAGATCGTTCGATCTGCCTACCAAAACTTCCACCAGGGTCTGGCCGCGCGGGCCGGCTTCTGCCCCCTCGGTACGCTCTCCCTGTATTTTCGACCTTCGAGTTCTTCAGTCTCTTCACGCGCCGCCTGGCCCTGATTACTCTTCCAGCGGATGTGGGCTTCGATGTCATCCGAAGTGCGTTGAGCTTGGTACTCGGCCGTACTTTCGCCGCGGCCATGCAGTGTGTCGATCAAGCGGCCAACCGGTTTTCCTTCGGCCAGCCGCCGCTGAACTTCTGCGTGGAGCTGCTCACTACTCAGGTGATCGTGTTCGCCACTAGCCGGTGTACGCCGACTGTCAGCCTGCGCCCTTCGCCCGAGTTCTTCAGTTTCTTCAGGGGCCGCCTTGCCTTGATAGCTCTTCCACCGCACATGGGCGGCGACATCACTCGAGGTGCGTCTGGACTGGTATTCAGAAGTGCTCTCGCCTCGGCTATGAAGCGAGTCAATTAGGCGGCCAACCGGTTTTCCTTCGGCCAACCGTCGCTGGACTTCTGCGTTGAGATCTTCACTGCTAAGGTGATCGTGTTCGCCCATTGGTCTGCCTCCCGGTGAAAATGGGGAAACCAAATGCTGTTTCTGTTCCCACAATCATCGTGCACCATTCCGAGAGTCAACGCGAGGATGTCTTCGAGAGCACCGTAGCCGTCAAGAAAGGTGCGTGCTAGGTTTACACTCCCAGCGCGCTCTGCGTATATTTACTTCGAAGGCGCGGTTCGACAGGCGAGCGCTGGGCGCACCCTCCGAAGGACTTCCCCACAAGTAGCACCGAGAGACGGGACTCTCGCAAAACTCCTTCCCTTCCATGTCGTACCCGAAGTGTGCCCAGATGAAGTCAGAGAAGCAAATCCCCTACTACGCCCCCGATGGAAGGCCGCTGGGCTTCCGCTCAGTCGACGCGGCAAAGCGCCTGATCGAGGGCGGGTTCGTGAAGCCCTCGTATGGGCGCAAGGGCCATCTGAAGGCGATCTGGCTGCAGCGGGAGGACGGCAGCAGCCCGGTTGAAACGCATGCCCGCGCCGGCACACGGTACAGCTTCCTCGAAAACCTCGATGCCGGCCGCTGCTGGAAACTCCGGCGGCTGGATCGCCGCGACGAGCACGGCGTGCTCGTGAGCACTCGCGGCGTGTTCCTCCAGGTCGTGACGGACTGCCTGACGTCATGAAATGGCGGCGGGCCAAGAACGCCGGGCGGTACATCGCCTGGCGGCGAGGGGCGTTCCGAGTTCCGAAAGTGACCGTTCCTTCCACAAGCAATCAGCGGTCCATTGATCCCCCGTTGGGTCCTCCCTCGCCGAGAACGGCGGCGGGTGGCCCGATTGCACGATGAGGCTAGCGATTGGCGCGAAAAAGCAGTTGACAGAGGTTGACACGGTTGACACCCACCTTGGCGCAGCGGATTGAGCTCTGGGCACTGGACCGGCTCGTGCCCTACGCCCGCAATCCGAGGACCCACTCCCCGGAGCAGGTGGCTCAAATTGCGGCGTCCATCACTGAGTTCGGGTTCAACAATCCGATCCTGGTCGATTCCGCTGCCGGCGTGATTGCGGGCCACGGGCGCCTGCAAGCGGCCCGGAAGTTGGGCCTGACCGAAGTGCCGGTGATCGTCCTCGACCATCTCGACGAGAATGCCAGGCGCGCCTTCCTGATTGCGGACAACCGCCTGGGCGAACTCGCGGGGTGGGACAGCGAGATGCTCGCCCTGGAACTGAAGGGTCTGGCCGACGCCGGCTTTGACTCCACGCTCGCCGGGTTCGACCAGAAGGAGATCGACGACTACCTGGCGTCGCTCGAATTGCGGGACGAACCAGAAGCCGCCGAGACCAGCGGCGAGGAGGCTATCCCGGAACCACCGGTTGACCCGGTCACCAAGCCCGGCGATCTGTGGCTGATTGGGCAGCACCGGCTCATCTGCGGCGATTGCCGCGATCTGGAGACGGCGGCACGGCTGTTTGAAGGACGGAAAGCAAACGTAGTCATCACCTCGCCGCCATACGCGACGCAGCGCCAGTACGATCCTGCGAGTGGATTCGAACCCGTGCCACCCGAGAAGTACGTCGCCTGGTTCAGAGACGTGGCGGCGGCGATCGAGTCGGTGCTCGCTGCGGAAGGATCGTACTTCCTCAACATCAAGGCCCATGCCGACGACGGCGAACGCCACCTCTACGTGATGGACCTGGTGCTTGCCCACAAGCGGCTCTGGGCGTGGCGGCTGGTCGACGAGTTCTGCTGGCGCAAGACAGATGACGGCGTGCCGGGCGGTTGGAACAACCGCTTCAAGAATGCATGGGAACCGATCTATCACTTCTCGCGCGATCGCAAGATCAAGTTCCGGCCGCGCGAGGTGGGGCACTGGTCGGACGATTGCTTCGACTACTCGCCCGACAACCCGAAGTCGACCTCCGGCAGCGGACTGCTCGGGACGGGACCGCGCGGGGCGGCGGCCGACCAAGGCAAGAACCATGCGGCTTGGCAAACGACGCGCCGCAACGCCAACGACATGGAAGGACGGCACGGCGGTCTCGCGCGCCCATCGAACGTGATCGAAGCAAAGACGGAGTCGAGCCAAGGCTCGCACTCGGCCCCGTTCCCTCGTGCCATCCCCGAGTTCTTCATCAAGGCCTATTCCGATCCGGGTGACGTGATCTTCGATCCGTTCTCGGGTAGCGGGACGACGCTCGTCACCGCAGGGATGTTGGATCGCGCCGGTTACGGCGTCGAGATCAGCCCGGCTTACTGCGACGTGATTATGCGCCGCATGCAGGAGACCCTCAAGCTCCAACCCGTGCATGCCAGCACGGGTCAACCATTTCAACCCAACACGTGAAGGAGACAATAACCATGCCCGAAGTTGCCACGCCGAACCAGGCCGAACGCGAGTTCGAGACCGGGACGGACGAAGCTTTCAAGAACGCCAACGCCACCGGCACCGCCACCCACAACGAGAACCAGCGGGTGACGTACGCCAACATCAAGCGGACGTACGACGTCTACCAGGACCTGGACATTCAGGCCGCGCGCCAGGCTCAGATCGAGCAAACGCGGCTGAACCAGATCGCGTCCCAGGCCCTGCAGAACGCCGTGGAGACCGCCAACATGGTCAGCAAGCGCAGCATCGAACTCAACAACCTGGCGCACGACTCGTTCTGGAATCCGGTCGCCAGCGGCGCCGGCATGAACCTGACCGCGGGCGCCGTTCCCGCCAACCGCGCCACGGACGTGAGCGCGGCCGGCGTCGGCGTCGACGCTCAGGCCGTGGCCGCCGCCGTCGCCAAGCAGGTTGACGCGACCATCACGCCGGTGCTCGCCACTCTCCAGCAGATCGTCCAGGCCCTGACCACCGCGACCACGGCGATCGCCAACACCGTCAACCAGGCGCAGCCCAAGACCGCTGCGTAGTCTTTCCTCCGACCGGGGTGGCCGGGCAAATCCGCCACGGCCGCCCCGGATTTTTCGATGGAGATCAGCCCATGAAGAAACTCACCATCATCCTCAAGCTCTTCCCAGTCATCCTCGCTGCCATCAAAGCCGTCGAGGAGGCCATCCCTCTGCCCGGGCAGGGGCGCAAGAAACTCGATCTCGTCCTCGACGTGTTGAAGCAGGCCTACGACGCGTCGAACGAGCTTTCGCAATCCTTCTCCTGGGATACCCTCATCGCCGTTGTCGTGCCGATGATCGCGAAGATCGTCGACCTGCACAACGAGCTCGGCCTGTTCCAGAAGGTTCAACCAGGCAAAGCATGACGGATCTACAGGTGGTGCGATGGCCGGTGGAGCGGTTGATCCCCTACGCCCGGAATGCGCGCACGCATAACGCGGAGCAAGTCGCCCAGATCGCGGCGTCGATCGCCGAGTTTGGGTGGACCTCGCCCATCCTCGCCGGCAGCGATAGAATCATCATCGCCGGCCACGCCCGCCTGCAGGCCGCCCGAAAGCTGGGGATGACGGAAGTCCCCGTGATCATCCTCGATCATCTGAGCGAGGCACAGCGCCGCGCCCTCGTGATTGCCGACAACCGTCTCGCGCTCAACGCGGGATGGGACGAAGAGATGCTGCGGGTCGAACTGGACGCGCTGCGGGAAGACGATTTCAATCTGGAGCTGCTGGGTTTCGCCGACGATGAGATCGAGGCCTTGCTTGCGGAACCCGTTGAGCCAGTCACGGGCAACACCGACGATGATGCCGTTCCGGAGACGCCGGAGACCGCCGTCACAGTTCCCGGCGACGTATGGCTGCTGGGTGGTCACCGGCTGCTGTGCGGAGATGCCACACAGATGGAAGCCGTGGAGAAGGTCCTCGCCCGCGGCCTGGCGGACATGGTCTTCACCGATCCACCGTACAACGTCAATTACGGCGCGACCATGAAGGACAAGCTCCGCGGCAAGAAGCGCGCCATCAAGAATGACAACCTCGGCGATGGCTTCGAACAGTTCCTGCGGGACGCCTGCACCAATCTCCTGGCGGTGACTAAGGGCGCGGTCTACATCTGCATGTCGTCGTCGGAGTTGCACACGCTGCAGAAGACATTCCGCGAGGCCGGTGGGCACTGGTCCACCTTTGTCATCTGGGCCAAGAACACGTTCACGATGGGGCGGTCAGACTACCAGCGGCAGTATGAACCGATCCTGTACGGATGGAAGGAAGGCACCGAGCACTTCTGGTGTGGCGCCCGTGATCAGGGTGACGTCTGGTTTGTGAAGAAGCCTGTCGTCAACGATCTGCACCCGACGATGAAGCCGGTGGAGTTGATCGAGCGGGCCATCCGGAACAGCAGCAAGAGCCGGGACACCGTCCTCGATCCATTCGGCGGTTCCGGGTCCACCCTGATCGCTTGCGAGAAGACGGGCCGCCAGGCGCGCCTCATCGAGTTGGAGCCGAAGTACTGCGACGTGGTGGTCCGGCGATTCCAGGAGTTCAGTGGCAAGCAGGCCAACCTCGAAACCGATGGCCGGAAGTACGCCGAGCTCGCAGCCGAGCGGCTCGGGGTCGCGGCGTGAATCGAGCGTTGCCGCCGCGAGGTCGCGGCTGTGGAAGCCGAGATCCTGGCAGGCAATCCCGACCTTCAGGGGCTGTGCCTGGCGCTATCGGACTGGTCCGCCGAGTTGTTCATCCTTGAAAGGCTTCCGTGGAAAACAACGTTTTTCAAATCCTGATCCCGGCGTCGGGCCTCGTCTCCGGTCTGATCGGCGCGTACGTAGGGCTACAGAACCGGGCACTGCTGGCGGAGGTCCGCAAGGAACTGGCTGAGTTGGAGAATCGGATCATCACCCGGATCAACGGGACCTACGTGAGAGCGTCGGAGTGCCGGTTGCGCGAGGACCTGGTGCACGAGCGGTTTAATGCGTTGGTGGAGGCTGTCAAGAACAGAGATGCCGCCGGCGAATGAGGCCGGCGGCGTGAGGCGAGGAAGCTGGTACTAGGCGTTGAGGCGGTAGGCGCGGGCGCCTTCAGACGTCTTGAGCGATTCGACGGTGAGGCCCATCTTCTTGCCAAGGCCGCCGCTGATGAAGCCCCGCACCGAGTGCGCCATCCAGCCGGTTACGGACATGATCTCCTGCAACGTGGCGCCCTCCGGGCGGCGGAGCATTTCGAGCACGATGGCCTTTTTGTTGCCTTCACGCGTCTTGGGCGTCCCATCCTTGGCGGTGGCCTCCTTGGTCGCCTTGGCCTTCTTGGGCGTGAACGGGACCGCGTGTTGCGCGGGGGCAGGCGTCAGGGCCTGGATGGCCTTCCAGATCCGGCCCGTCGCCGTCTTGCGGTCCGTGAACTTCTTGACCGGCTTCAGGTTGTCGAAGGGGACCACTCCGGCGAAGGCGTTCCAGACGTCGACGAAGCGGCCGATCGGCCACTGCGCCGTCAGTTTGGTCAGTTCCTTCTCGCTCGAGAAGGAGCCTTCGGTAGATCCGACGCGGTGATTCAGCGCATCTTCGAGGGCGGCAAGAGCCGTGATGTTGTTGTCAGTGTCGATTACGAAAGTGGTCATGGTGGTTCTCCTGTCTATCGATTCATGCCGGCGAGCTTGCCGTCGGCGGTTAGGTGCAAGTTCTTGAGATAGCCGCTGGCCAGGCGGGCCCAGCCAAACGGCGTCGAGATTTCGTGGCGCGCGGCGATGCGGCTCAGCTTGATGCGGTGCGTGCCGTTGTCGAACTCCTTCTTGAGGTGGCCCCAGCGGTCGAGCTTCCAGCCGTCGCGCGTGGCCCAGGCGATCAGTTCGTCGCGGGTCATGGTCAGTACTCCAGTCCTTTGGCGTCGACGGCGCTGCGGTCGCCCAGGTCGGCGAGGACGTAGGCGAGTTGCTCGGTAATGCGGCCGAGGTCGCCGGCGTGTCCCCAGTTGGCG is a genomic window containing:
- a CDS encoding ATP-binding protein, with the protein product MPLLPTTKTPSKNSLADLTVLVYGQTKIGKTTLCSHADGALFLATEPGLNALDVYQAPILNWDDLLNACAEISEGNHPFKTVIIDTIDNAYKFCTDYVLKKFKIEHESDLGYGKGYALINNEFQRVLTKLAFLPCGLFLISHAKEMEMDSRTGKYTRVVPTLPDKARKIVLGMADMVLFCDLDVQAGSDGEPRVRRVIRTKPSLYYEAGDRTGRLPETLDLDFSSFLEAFNAATAAKFTAKPVPAGKPAPAAASK
- a CDS encoding DUF669 domain-containing protein codes for the protein MGKQSIDLAQFDDGFQNEATEERGDFESVPDGKYQVAVEKVELTQSSTGNPMLKWTLRILAPRFANRFLWRNSVFTHNTLKYVKTDLHMCGLDLEKLSELPKHLDRLLDVKLEVTKKTKGDNENIYFNRRIETAASANRYQREAGDALVPF
- a CDS encoding ERCC4 domain-containing protein, with product MPSFRSNSAPVTIIVDTREQEPYGFNPQLVTSVRRALPAGDYSVAGLEQTVAVERKTLDDFVGTVIRARGRFYRELRRLGGYARACVVVEADLADVLAGRYRGDAHPQSVLGSALSIAVDFGIPVFFCSNRQIACRFVEGYLLRAAERRTHWQNLP
- a CDS encoding AAA family ATPase, yielding MAKPAVNQESSTVRGVVQAVFHAGANFSAGRLRTDDGEGVRFAGKVFVRENDPVSLRGRWENHPKYGRQFSVDWLDAQVELDPAGLANYLANHPDITGIGPVKAKLIADAFGRTFDDIIRRTPRAVATVAKVSMDAVQNLQRIWIETSGVNAAMTYLASYGLTHFQVTTLVEKFGNHVVPMLQEDPYILISEVPGFGFKRVDKIARRLGTPKELPSRLQAGIRFTIQSALDDGDCWVEYEDLLDRANALLVLDNLDSRELIERQLEDLIGAKQLVCYPYERLVVADPAIHEMEEFLAGVFRKAWARNPNGTDVIPGHVYFNGPLNEDQGAAATKAFAFSISLMTGGAGSGKTFTIDSLIAACEELGISYELAAPTGKAAKRLEQSVKRPAKTVHRLLGFNGHTFAKGPDDKLEADFLVVDEVSMVDVPLMYRLIRALDLNRTAVLLVGDHNQLPPVGPGNVLRDLVQSNAIPTTVLRKIIRQAGVLKENSTAILDGEVRPTCDEKVDGYRPWYVVNNFTDREHVRFFLEKLFHEVLAERLGFDLLQDVQVLTPIHKGPLGTVEINIILQRLIQKKLFGVDAPDVEPGRRPEFLPGDKVIQTKNDYDLGVMNGAVGYIVANHPKDGMTVDFEGHLVEIPKDSAKEYNVQLAYATSIHKMQGSEFPCAIVITHKSHSFMHHRNLLYTAVTRAQKSVIMLGDHWGIENCAKKQQVDKRNTFLSFLLHDARRPE
- a CDS encoding toprim domain-containing protein, with the translated sequence MKAADFTSSEVASYYRTRFPDLKQAGPEWRGPCPVHQGDDANFAVNPENGLAYCHSQCGRGWSILQLEQEVSGRPWKECRQEINSIVGRPIRGPAKLREVATYDYTDATGEFLFQVVRYEPKTFRQRRRVVRMDGTSAGISWEYNIKGISRVLYRLPKVAAADQVLVVEGEKDVESLERLGFVATCNPGGACNHAGKWLKNYTESLEGKRVVILPDNDTPGQKHADIVIQAIRHRVKELRVVRIPVGKDSSDWIAGGGTREAIDEAILQAGIIAGQDVANDGSTASAPPGSSPSPAVPAIPQIQVNDRPFRTICQDGFDALKSSNTPPQLFVRACRIACIEATELGRPFIADCDETKLRHYLAQAADFYELSARGVRKEVPPPLDVAKNIQARNPASWGFPVLEAVVEAPTLRSDGTVLAQPGYDAASRLYLVPSPGLEDIDVPEQPCRDHVEVALDVIRDAIGDFPFVDQSSYANAVGAMVTSVCRHIISGPVPLALFDATTQGTGKTLLAEVIAIILTGRAAELSSAPNDPEEWRKQLTSILIEAPPLVILDNVTTTLDSGDLAKVITGEMHRDRVLGKSQTVSVPVRCSWIATGNNLQLGGDMARRCYWIRMDAGCSDPFRRTGFKHERLKEYLLEHRRDLLIAMLTLARAWFAAGQPKSTVPPVGSFERWTEVVAGILEYAKVEGFLANSERLFEQSDIERTDWETFLEAIEDAFQGAAFTIAELWERLNEKTYEELVRQSVLTDRAEELRNALPIDLTRWMDREGQFKQRLGVAFNSRRGRRFGKRQMRVERSSGDAHGKVARWKVVADA